Proteins encoded in a region of the Malaciobacter mytili LMG 24559 genome:
- a CDS encoding peroxiredoxin, translating into MLVTKKAPDFTATAVLADGQIVEDFNLYDNIGEKGAVLFFYPLDFTFVCPSEIIAFSKRADEFRERGVNVIGVSVDSQFSHFAWRETPVELGGIGRVKYPLVADLTKQIARDYDVLFEESVALRGSFLIDKDGTVRHAVINDLPLGRNIDEMIRMVDTMLFTNEHGEVCPAGWNKGDEGMKADKSGVAEYLAKNEGKL; encoded by the coding sequence ATGTTAGTAACAAAAAAAGCTCCAGATTTTACAGCAACAGCTGTTTTAGCAGATGGACAAATTGTAGAGGATTTTAATTTATATGATAATATCGGAGAAAAAGGTGCAGTATTATTCTTTTATCCATTAGATTTTACATTTGTATGCCCATCAGAAATTATCGCTTTTTCAAAAAGAGCAGATGAATTTAGAGAAAGAGGAGTAAATGTAATTGGTGTTTCTGTTGATTCTCAATTTTCTCACTTTGCATGGAGAGAAACTCCTGTTGAATTAGGTGGAATTGGAAGAGTTAAATATCCATTAGTGGCAGACCTTACAAAACAAATTGCAAGAGATTATGATGTATTATTTGAAGAATCAGTTGCTTTAAGAGGGTCTTTCTTAATTGACAAAGATGGGACTGTAAGACATGCTGTAATCAATGACTTACCATTAGGAAGAAATATTGATGAAATGATTAGAATGGTAGATACAATGTTATTTACTAATGAACATGGAGAAGTTTGTCCTGCTGGATGGAATAAAGGTGATGAAGGTATGAAAGCAGATAAAAGTGGTGTTGCTGAATACTTAGCTAAAAATGAGGGTAAACTATAA
- a CDS encoding sensor histidine kinase → MKYKYENIILKFIKYAPFLFSFSIFIIISIFLYMDYKNNFKKEKKEIEEKYIQQKKEQLKSDIQKINNYIFKIQEEMEEELKAQLKNRVYEAYNIANRIYLENKTKPKNEIIKMIKDALVDIKFLEGRGYFYIYTFDYKCILLPVARHLEGTNFYNFKEGKGNYLTRQIVSQVKEEKEGFLKWWYHKPSDMTNQYKKIGFNKHFEPFDWFIGTGEYFIDYENTVKQKVLNYIKKQQYKNEYIFVLDTKGNYLYHPTKEYIQKNAKEIKNISTKSLQYIIDTSLNKKSGYITYTQNKRFDNQKNKTKTTYFEIITNWDWIIGKGFYEDEVNKIIKERKNILDKQFDHYLKNIILIFLFSTIFILLISIFISKTLENVFKKYKKSINEYIKEHSKQQEYLAQQSKLASMGEMLGNIAHQWRQPLSLISTVSTGLKFKKEFYSLTDEELEEGLDNINHTAQYLSKTINDFSDFYKNNKEISIFSSKEIINKTLELINIVLKNRNIKVIKEVEEFNFNTIKNELIQVLINILNNAKDAFSNNNTKDKIILIEIKKDNHMAIIKIKDNAGGIKEKIINRIFEPYFTTKHQSQGTGIGLYMSEQIIVRSMKGEIKAYNENFLYKQQKYFGAVFEIIIPISLIKE, encoded by the coding sequence ATGAAATATAAATATGAAAATATAATACTTAAATTTATAAAGTATGCTCCTTTTTTATTTTCTTTTTCAATATTTATTATTATTTCAATATTTTTATATATGGATTATAAAAATAATTTTAAAAAAGAGAAAAAAGAAATAGAAGAAAAATATATCCAACAAAAAAAAGAACAACTTAAATCAGATATCCAAAAAATCAATAATTATATCTTTAAAATTCAAGAAGAGATGGAAGAAGAGTTAAAAGCTCAACTAAAAAACAGAGTTTATGAAGCTTATAATATTGCAAATAGAATCTATCTTGAAAATAAAACTAAACCTAAAAATGAAATTATAAAGATGATAAAAGATGCTTTAGTAGATATTAAATTTTTAGAAGGAAGAGGTTATTTTTATATTTATACTTTTGATTATAAATGTATTTTGCTGCCCGTTGCTAGACATCTTGAAGGAACTAATTTTTATAATTTTAAAGAAGGAAAAGGAAATTATCTAACAAGGCAAATCGTTTCCCAAGTAAAAGAAGAAAAAGAAGGTTTTTTAAAATGGTGGTATCATAAACCTAGTGATATGACAAATCAATATAAAAAAATAGGTTTTAATAAACACTTTGAGCCTTTTGATTGGTTTATTGGAACAGGAGAGTATTTTATTGATTATGAAAATACAGTAAAACAAAAAGTATTAAATTATATAAAAAAGCAACAATATAAAAATGAGTATATTTTTGTTTTAGATACAAAAGGGAACTATTTATATCATCCTACTAAAGAGTATATACAAAAAAATGCTAAGGAGATAAAAAATATTTCAACTAAGTCTTTACAGTATATAATAGATACTTCATTAAATAAAAAAAGTGGATATATAACTTATACTCAAAATAAAAGATTTGATAATCAAAAAAATAAAACTAAAACTACTTATTTTGAAATAATTACAAATTGGGATTGGATAATTGGAAAAGGCTTTTATGAAGATGAAGTAAATAAAATCATAAAAGAAAGAAAAAATATTCTTGATAAACAATTTGACCACTATTTAAAAAATATCATTTTAATATTTTTATTTTCAACTATTTTTATTTTATTAATTAGTATTTTTATTTCAAAAACACTTGAAAATGTTTTTAAAAAATATAAAAAATCTATAAATGAATATATAAAAGAACACTCTAAACAGCAAGAATATCTAGCACAGCAATCAAAACTTGCAAGTATGGGAGAAATGTTAGGCAATATTGCTCATCAATGGAGACAGCCTCTTTCATTAATAAGTACTGTTTCTACTGGATTAAAATTTAAAAAAGAGTTTTATTCTTTAACTGATGAAGAGTTAGAAGAAGGGTTAGATAATATAAATCATACAGCACAATATCTCTCAAAAACAATTAATGACTTTAGTGATTTTTATAAAAACAATAAAGAAATAAGTATCTTTTCTTCAAAAGAGATAATAAATAAAACTTTAGAGTTAATAAATATAGTTTTAAAAAATAGAAATATTAAAGTTATTAAAGAGGTTGAAGAGTTTAATTTTAATACAATAAAAAATGAACTTATTCAAGTATTAATTAATATTTTAAATAATGCAAAAGATGCATTTTCAAATAATAACACTAAAGATAAGATAATATTAATTGAAATAAAAAAAGATAATCATATGGCAATTATTAAGATAAAAGATAATGCTGGCGGAATAAAAGAAAAAATTATAAATAGAATTTTTGAGCCATATTTTACAACAAAACATCAAAGCCAAGGTACAGGAATTGGACTTTATATGAGTGAACAAATTATTGTAAGAAGTATGAAAGGAGAGATAAAAGCCTATAATGAAAATTTTTTATATAAACAACAAAAGTATTTTGGAGCAGTTTTTGAAATAATCATTCCTATTTCACTTATAAAAGAGTAA